A part of Miscanthus floridulus cultivar M001 chromosome 6, ASM1932011v1, whole genome shotgun sequence genomic DNA contains:
- the LOC136459458 gene encoding WUSCHEL-related homeobox 9-like, with translation MEVLSGRVGVKCGRWNPTAEQVKVLTELFRAGLRTPSTEQIQRISTHLSAFGKVESKNVFYWFQNHKARERHHHKKRRRGACSPDSGSGSGSNEEDGRAAASHDAEADLVLQPPESKPEARSYGHHHRLAVTCYVRDVVEQQEATWERPTREVETLELFPLKSYVDLEAAEKVGRYVKGSAPREQCREFSFFDVSVGGRDPPLELRLCSFGP, from the exons ATGGAGGTGCTGAGCGGGCGGGTCGGCGTCAAGTGCGGGCGGTGGAACCCTACGGCGGAGCAGGTGAAGGTCCTGACGGAGCTCTTCCGCGCGGGGCTGCGCACGCCCAGCACGGAGCAGATCCAGCGCATCTCCACCCACCTCAGCGCCTTCGGCAAGGTGGAGAGCAAGAACGTCTTCTACTGGTTCCAGAACCACAAGGCCCGCGAGCGCCACCACCACAAGAAGCGCCGCCGTGGCGCGTGCTCCCCcgacagcggcagcggcagcggcagcaacgAGGAAGACGGCCGTGCTGCCGCCTCGCACGACGCCGAGGCCGACCTCGTGCTGCAGCCGCCAGAGAGCAAGCCGGAGGCCAGAAGCTACGGCCACCATCACCGGCTCGCCGTGACAT GCTACGTCAGGGACGTGGTGGAGCAGCAGGAGGCGACGTGGGAGCGGCCGACGAGGGAGGTGGAGACGCTGGAGCTCTTCCCCCTCAAGTCGTACGTCGACCTCGAGGCGGCGGAGAAGGTGGGCCGGTACGTCAAGGGCAGCGCCCCCAGGGAGCAGTGCAGGGAGTTCTCCTTCTTCGACGTCTCCGTCGGCGGCCGGGATCCGCCGCTTGAGCTTAGGCTCTGCAGCTTCGGTCCCTAG